A single Mixta calida DNA region contains:
- a CDS encoding helix-turn-helix transcriptional regulator, whose amino-acid sequence MSLFFTENQAIIDTAQHYFDRKLKQLGDLKYAYMVLNKKNPADMVIISNYPSEWVDIYKENNFQQIDPVVIASFTRIAPFSWDENITINSELNFSKIFNLSKNYKIVNGHTFILHDYYNNLALLSILMNENGVNETEAIVKDNEDKLQMLLIKVHDKIVTLYKELDSNTAAKKQLSKDIFSPRENEILYWASVGKTYQEIALILGIKVSTVKFHIGNVVKKLGVMNAKHAIRMGVELQLIKPAAG is encoded by the coding sequence ATGTCACTATTTTTCACAGAAAATCAGGCGATCATCGACACCGCTCAGCATTATTTCGACAGAAAGTTAAAGCAGCTTGGTGATTTAAAATACGCTTACATGGTGTTAAATAAAAAAAATCCCGCTGATATGGTGATTATTTCCAATTATCCTTCCGAATGGGTGGATATCTATAAAGAAAATAATTTTCAACAAATCGATCCGGTTGTTATCGCTTCCTTTACACGCATCGCTCCTTTCTCATGGGATGAGAATATTACCATTAATAGCGAACTCAATTTTTCTAAAATATTTAACCTGTCTAAAAATTATAAAATTGTAAACGGCCATACATTTATTTTGCATGATTATTACAATAACCTCGCGCTGCTCTCTATTCTGATGAATGAAAATGGCGTTAATGAGACCGAGGCGATTGTTAAAGACAATGAAGATAAGCTGCAGATGCTGCTTATTAAAGTGCATGACAAAATTGTCACGCTCTACAAGGAACTGGACAGCAACACCGCCGCTAAAAAGCAGTTAAGCAAAGATATTTTCTCGCCGCGTGAAAATGAGATCCTTTATTGGGCAAGCGTCGGCAAAACCTATCAGGAAATAGCGCTCATCCTGGGCATTAAAGTCAGCACTGTGAAGTTTCACATTGGCAACGTGGTGAAAAAACTGGGCGTAATGAACGCGAAACATGCCATCAGGATGGGCGTTGAGCTACAGCTGATTAAACCGGCTGCCGGTTAG
- a CDS encoding TetR/AcrR family transcriptional regulator: MPMTSTRARTRRLLIETAMKMFDSGSFPSITEVAQAAQLSRATAYRYFPTQSALVSAIVTETLSPMKNFQPTQADVGDRIDELLAFAFPRMLQHEGTLRAALHLSLTQWAQSRSTDLPMIKEKLVRGNRKQTLQRVVEPLRAELPPAVLQKVMYALSLVYGSEIFLVMKDIWGCDDDALQDVARWIAKAIVRQAREDALSND, from the coding sequence ATGCCGATGACGTCCACGCGCGCCCGTACGCGCCGGCTATTAATCGAAACGGCAATGAAAATGTTCGATAGCGGCAGTTTTCCTTCCATTACTGAAGTGGCGCAGGCCGCACAGCTTTCGCGCGCGACGGCATATCGCTATTTTCCGACACAAAGCGCCCTCGTCTCCGCCATCGTCACCGAAACGCTCAGCCCGATGAAAAATTTCCAGCCAACACAGGCGGATGTCGGCGATCGCATCGACGAACTGCTGGCATTCGCTTTTCCACGCATGCTGCAACATGAGGGCACGCTGCGCGCCGCGTTGCACCTTTCGCTGACGCAGTGGGCGCAGTCGCGCTCTACCGATCTGCCGATGATTAAAGAAAAGCTGGTGCGCGGCAACCGCAAGCAAACGTTGCAGCGCGTCGTTGAACCGCTGCGCGCAGAGCTGCCGCCCGCTGTGCTGCAAAAGGTGATGTATGCGCTGTCGCTGGTCTACGGCTCAGAGATCTTTTTGGTGATGAAGGATATCTGGGGCTGCGATGACGATGCGTTGCAGGATGTTGCCCGCTGGATCGCCAAAGCGATTGTGCGGCAGGCGCGTGAGGACGCACTGTCAAACGACTGA
- a CDS encoding acyl-homoserine-lactone synthase, with protein sequence MINFLDINYQKLSEQRSSELFILRKETFKDRLDWAVNCINGMEFDEYDNEHTTYVFGIHNDNVLCSVRFIETRYPNMISHTFAPWFDKVELPQGNYIESSRFFVDKDRARSTELYQYPISNMLFLAMVNYARHYGYEGIYTLVSHAMLRILKRSGWQISVIEQTLSEKKEKIYIVFLPIDDQNRNTLIEKANPDKLFIDKELANWPLNFQPNRQPV encoded by the coding sequence ATGATAAATTTTCTTGATATCAACTACCAAAAATTATCAGAACAGAGGTCAAGTGAACTCTTTATCCTGAGAAAGGAAACCTTTAAGGATCGCCTGGACTGGGCTGTTAACTGCATCAACGGTATGGAATTTGATGAGTATGATAATGAGCATACTACATACGTCTTTGGTATCCATAACGATAACGTATTATGCAGCGTGAGATTTATCGAAACCCGCTATCCAAATATGATCAGCCACACCTTTGCGCCATGGTTTGATAAAGTCGAACTGCCGCAGGGGAACTATATTGAGTCAAGCCGTTTTTTCGTCGATAAAGATCGCGCCCGCAGTACGGAACTCTATCAATATCCTATTAGCAACATGCTGTTTCTGGCGATGGTGAATTATGCACGCCATTACGGCTATGAGGGAATATATACGTTGGTCAGCCATGCGATGTTACGCATTCTGAAACGTTCCGGCTGGCAAATTTCCGTTATTGAGCAGACGCTTTCCGAGAAAAAAGAGAAAATCTATATCGTATTTCTTCCCATCGACGATCAAAACCGCAACACGCTGATTGAAAAAGCCAACCCGGATAAACTTTTTATTGACAAAGAGTTAGCAAATTGGCCGCTGAATTTTCAGCCTAACCGGCAGCCGGTTTAA